One window of the Polyangia bacterium genome contains the following:
- a CDS encoding methyltransferase domain-containing protein, whose product MTETDARATNDRLAREHSINDYYDKSLIFIRWIEQARLRIIREMVAEEPNHRILEVGSGGGHVLRMFRHAKLTAVDVSEEFLQTARENLRGYNVEFLLGELEELKLATSSYDRIVCTEVLEHTADPEKILVEISRLLKPAGRAVITVPNDPLIERLKGLVRKTPVGLLLGWRVNWGGDEFHIHKWRPAEFRALLERYFIVEEQQAAPFNWLPVRACFLCRKKT is encoded by the coding sequence GTGACAGAGACTGATGCACGCGCCACCAACGATCGTCTTGCGCGCGAACATTCGATCAACGACTACTACGACAAGTCTTTGATCTTCATCCGTTGGATCGAACAAGCCCGTCTGCGGATTATTCGCGAGATGGTCGCCGAAGAGCCCAATCATCGTATTTTGGAGGTCGGATCGGGGGGCGGCCACGTATTGCGGATGTTCCGCCACGCAAAGTTAACCGCCGTCGACGTATCGGAAGAATTCTTGCAAACGGCACGAGAGAACCTGCGTGGATATAACGTCGAGTTTCTATTGGGAGAGCTTGAGGAACTGAAGCTGGCAACGTCATCATATGATCGTATCGTGTGTACCGAGGTATTGGAGCACACGGCAGACCCCGAGAAGATCCTGGTCGAGATCAGCAGGCTTTTGAAGCCAGCTGGCCGGGCTGTCATCACGGTTCCGAATGATCCGCTTATAGAAAGACTAAAGGGGCTGGTTCGGAAAACGCCTGTCGGACTATTGCTGGGTTGGAGGGTGAACTGGGGAGGTGACGAGTTTCATATTCACAAATGGCGTCCAGCCGAGTTTCGCGCGCTTCTTGAGCGCTATTTTATCGTCGAAGAGCAGCAAGCCGCGCCCTTCAATTGGTTACCAGTCCGGGCGTGCTTTCTTTGCAGGAAAAAGACCTAA
- a CDS encoding PP2C family serine/threonine-protein phosphatase — translation MKIVGWGASDVGRKRHHNEDSFLCSDRLRLYAVADGMGGHLGGERASRMAVEILEREIDRAWREGQLADRPPKDDQDTSDTGSSSVQVATFGVVLKRAVVEADRSIYEAALANPSLSGMGTTLTALLFGGGYVYLGHVGDSRAYLYRNGKARQLTEDHSWIQEQVRAGLLSPEEAKESRFRNIITRSVGFEPAVEPDLAGLSVQAGDCFVLCSDGLSNYLSVDEVGQVLTSHFYRDVAAIFVQMANDRGGDDNVTCLVVYAGNEK, via the coding sequence ATGAAGATCGTCGGCTGGGGCGCCTCCGATGTTGGCCGCAAGCGCCACCACAACGAGGACAGCTTCCTGTGCAGCGATCGCCTCAGGCTTTACGCCGTCGCCGACGGGATGGGCGGCCACCTGGGCGGCGAGCGGGCCAGCCGCATGGCGGTCGAGATCCTCGAGCGCGAGATCGATCGCGCCTGGCGTGAAGGGCAGCTGGCCGACCGGCCGCCGAAAGACGACCAGGACACCTCGGACACCGGCTCGAGCTCGGTGCAGGTGGCGACGTTCGGGGTCGTGCTCAAGCGCGCGGTGGTGGAGGCCGACCGCAGCATCTACGAGGCGGCGCTGGCCAACCCGTCGCTGTCGGGCATGGGCACCACGCTGACCGCCCTGCTGTTCGGCGGCGGCTATGTCTATCTGGGCCACGTCGGCGATTCGCGCGCCTACCTTTATCGCAACGGCAAGGCCCGCCAGCTGACCGAGGACCACTCGTGGATTCAGGAACAGGTGCGCGCTGGTTTGCTGTCGCCGGAGGAAGCCAAGGAGTCGCGCTTCCGCAACATCATTACAAGGTCGGTCGGTTTTGAACCGGCGGTCGAGCCGGATCTGGCCGGGCTTTCGGTGCAGGCGGGTGATTGCTTCGTGCTGTGTTCGGACGGACTGTCGAACTATCTGTCCGTCGACGAAGTGGGTCAGGTGCTGACGTCGCACTTCTATCGCGACGTGGCGGCCATCTTCGTGCAGATGGCCAATGACCGCGGCGGCGACGACAACGTCACCTGCCTGGTGGTCTACGCCGGCAACGAAAAGTAG
- a CDS encoding thrombospondin type 3 repeat-containing protein has product MTFKTPLRRLAGLVGMAILVLPIGRARSQSAPAAAVAQDKSVDVQLFQPAIGPRNFLTVDGAEVARHKQAAFGLLLNYQDRPYVLSTRGAMPSSTSVVNSQLVADLSAAVGLFDRLQLGLDLPFTALVRGDVIDQSGMPTGDKLDTSGLGDLRIELKALLATLGDDDQVSFGAIGGVTAPTGKDTAYLGDKTATGRIRAIGGWQSGPARVGVNLGLLLRETSYSFKTDLGDQLLYGAAFSYEFPRRLQAIGEVAGRSGLREFTKFYKDVNPVELDLAARLGLSGMWSLTAGGGAGLGNGIGAPRFRAFLGTMFTPDFRDRDHDGVPDVNDKCPAEPEDRDGFEDSDGCPDPDNDGDKILDAQDKCPNDPEDYDQFQDEDGCPELDNDRDGIPDINDACPNAPEDGKGARPKDGCPSTAEDADGDGIPDARDKCPAEAEDKDGFQDQDGCPDPDNDGDGIPDNFDNCPNQAEDNDGFQDEDGCPDPDNDHDGFPDAQDKCPNQPETFNGIQDDDGCPDPGAEIVHLKTGHIDLDAKLAFQSRGALASSLKESSVAAAGTVALLLRAHPEVKKVRIQLQAPGLSNQETQRRADIVRDTLVSKGIDFGRLSAVGLGAGPARLDFVIESQEAPAAAPSKTTTPNPTAGKPPTGTP; this is encoded by the coding sequence ATGACCTTCAAAACGCCGCTGCGTCGCCTTGCTGGTCTGGTTGGAATGGCCATCCTGGTGTTGCCGATCGGGCGCGCCCGGTCGCAAAGCGCGCCCGCCGCCGCGGTGGCGCAGGACAAATCGGTGGACGTGCAGCTTTTCCAGCCGGCCATCGGCCCGCGCAACTTTCTCACCGTCGATGGCGCCGAGGTCGCCCGGCACAAGCAGGCGGCGTTCGGCTTGCTGCTGAACTATCAGGACCGGCCCTATGTCCTTTCCACCAGAGGGGCGATGCCGTCGTCGACCAGCGTGGTCAACAGCCAGCTGGTCGCCGACCTCAGCGCGGCGGTGGGCCTGTTCGATCGCTTGCAGCTGGGGCTGGACCTGCCTTTCACCGCCTTAGTGAGAGGCGACGTCATCGATCAATCCGGCATGCCCACTGGCGACAAGCTGGACACCAGCGGCCTCGGCGATCTGCGCATCGAGCTGAAAGCGCTGCTGGCCACGCTGGGCGACGATGATCAGGTCTCGTTCGGGGCCATCGGCGGTGTCACCGCGCCCACCGGCAAGGACACGGCCTATCTGGGCGACAAGACCGCCACCGGCCGCATCAGGGCCATCGGCGGCTGGCAATCGGGGCCGGCGCGCGTCGGCGTCAACCTGGGTCTTTTGCTGCGCGAAACCTCGTACAGTTTCAAGACCGATCTCGGCGACCAGCTTCTGTACGGCGCCGCCTTCTCGTATGAATTTCCCCGGCGGCTGCAGGCCATCGGGGAGGTCGCCGGGCGCAGCGGGCTGCGCGAGTTCACCAAGTTCTACAAGGACGTCAACCCGGTCGAACTCGATCTGGCGGCCCGCCTGGGATTAAGCGGCATGTGGTCGCTGACCGCCGGCGGCGGGGCGGGCCTCGGCAACGGCATCGGGGCGCCGCGTTTTCGCGCCTTCCTGGGCACGATGTTCACGCCCGACTTCCGCGACCGCGACCACGACGGCGTGCCCGACGTCAACGACAAGTGCCCCGCCGAGCCGGAAGACAGAGACGGGTTCGAAGACAGCGACGGCTGTCCCGATCCCGACAACGACGGCGACAAGATCCTCGACGCGCAGGACAAGTGCCCGAACGATCCGGAAGACTACGACCAGTTCCAGGACGAAGACGGCTGCCCCGAGCTGGACAATGATCGCGACGGCATCCCCGACATCAACGACGCCTGCCCCAATGCGCCCGAAGACGGCAAGGGCGCGCGTCCCAAGGACGGTTGCCCGTCGACGGCGGAAGACGCCGACGGCGACGGCATCCCCGACGCCCGCGACAAGTGCCCGGCCGAAGCCGAAGACAAAGACGGCTTTCAGGACCAAGACGGCTGCCCCGATCCCGACAACGATGGCGACGGCATCCCCGACAACTTTGACAACTGCCCGAACCAAGCCGAGGACAACGACGGGTTCCAAGACGAAGACGGCTGCCCCGATCCCGACAACGACCACGACGGGTTCCCGGACGCCCAGGACAAATGCCCGAACCAGCCCGAGACGTTCAACGGCATCCAGGACGACGACGGCTGCCCGGACCCGGGCGCGGAGATCGTGCACCTCAAAACCGGCCACATTGATCTGGACGCAAAGCTGGCCTTCCAGAGCCGGGGCGCGCTGGCGTCGTCGCTGAAGGAATCGTCGGTGGCCGCCGCCGGCACGGTGGCGCTGCTGCTGCGGGCGCACCCCGAAGTGAAGAAGGTGCGGATTCAGCTGCAGGCGCCCGGCCTGTCCAACCAGGAGACCCAACGACGCGCCGACATCGTGCGCGACACGCTGGTCAGCAAAGGGATCGATTTCGGCCGGCTGTCGGCGGTGGGCCTGGGCGCCGGACCGGCCCGGCTGGACTTCGTCATTGAATCGCAGGAGGCACCGGCCGCCGCGCCCAGCAAGACGACCACGCCCAACCCGACCGCCGGGAAGCCACCGACGGGGACGCCCTGA
- a CDS encoding DUF2079 domain-containing protein translates to MTSRMAGPLLEGDRGLLARAVLGMALTGASCAMALEGLTGHWLGPFVAANVLSERQRGRLMLVLAAGAVAGIAMAAILYWPARLGDGRQRLARAAQLAAPLGLVGVLPGLLDSNGWPDPLMLALSLAAFLLALQPLWRLHFSAYATATTSEPPSLSPRPRDGFFYRFSSSLPAGLRRHGMTLVVAAAAVFYIGYAAFFAVRNHHRFDTYTWDLGQIDNLFFNFLHGHPFRSTPLIRGGNWTELRGHAEVVTAFLLPIYALHPAAETLLIMQAVLLGLAGVCLYRFAARRLPPSTALALTVAYYLYPPLHGAQFFDFHFQPVAAAFLLAAIDCFDARRMGLFTVFFILAITCREDISVGTAVFGLFLILTGQRTRAGAVILAVSLLYFVAFRFVIMPAVGGWGFADLYKVLFPSEGAHNFAGIIKTIVSNPLFTFKTLLTADKLRFALQILTPLAFLPIRRAHLAMSVLPGAFFTLLTTGSGPTLDIGFQYGCFFVPYIFPAAALALAAITDAPDGGGVARRRAAVATMLVGTLIATAHWGAIPPRAAYRHAYGEIMVFDPPTPTQVQRRHDIADLVAMVPPDAILAATDRELPHVSNRLQCWNFSTGFGGSDYVLYGTTRPSSYETNELHAAERAGYLHAAERPGLILLKRPGAP, encoded by the coding sequence GTGACGTCGCGAATGGCGGGCCCACTTCTCGAGGGCGATCGTGGTCTGCTGGCGCGCGCCGTGCTTGGGATGGCGCTGACCGGGGCGTCATGCGCCATGGCCCTGGAAGGACTGACCGGGCACTGGTTGGGGCCTTTCGTGGCGGCCAACGTTTTGTCCGAACGGCAGCGAGGCCGGCTGATGCTGGTGCTGGCGGCGGGTGCCGTGGCTGGGATCGCTATGGCTGCGATCCTGTACTGGCCGGCGCGGCTGGGCGACGGACGGCAACGCCTTGCGCGAGCCGCCCAACTGGCGGCGCCGTTGGGGTTGGTGGGTGTGCTCCCGGGGCTGCTCGACTCCAACGGTTGGCCCGACCCGCTGATGCTGGCGCTGTCGCTGGCGGCCTTCTTGTTGGCGCTGCAGCCGTTGTGGCGACTTCATTTTTCGGCTTACGCCACCGCCACGACAAGTGAGCCGCCTTCGCTTTCACCCCGTCCCCGAGACGGGTTTTTCTACCGCTTTTCATCGTCGCTACCGGCTGGGTTGCGCCGACACGGCATGACCCTGGTCGTCGCTGCCGCTGCCGTCTTCTACATCGGGTACGCGGCGTTCTTCGCGGTACGGAATCATCACCGGTTCGACACGTACACCTGGGACCTGGGTCAGATCGACAACCTTTTTTTTAATTTCCTGCACGGACACCCCTTCCGTTCCACGCCGCTGATCCGCGGCGGCAATTGGACCGAGCTGCGTGGCCACGCCGAAGTGGTGACGGCATTCTTGCTGCCCATTTATGCCCTCCATCCCGCCGCCGAGACTCTGCTGATCATGCAGGCCGTTCTGCTGGGTCTGGCGGGCGTGTGCCTGTATCGATTCGCCGCCCGCCGTTTGCCGCCGTCCACCGCTTTGGCGTTGACCGTCGCCTACTATCTTTATCCGCCTTTGCACGGAGCGCAGTTCTTCGATTTTCATTTTCAACCGGTGGCCGCCGCATTCTTGTTGGCGGCAATTGATTGTTTCGATGCGCGCCGGATGGGTCTTTTTACGGTGTTTTTTATTCTCGCCATCACCTGCCGCGAAGATATCTCTGTCGGCACCGCTGTCTTTGGGCTGTTCCTGATTCTCACCGGGCAACGGACCCGCGCCGGCGCGGTGATCTTGGCGGTATCGCTGCTGTACTTCGTGGCCTTCCGTTTTGTGATCATGCCGGCAGTCGGCGGCTGGGGCTTCGCCGACCTTTACAAGGTGCTGTTTCCGTCCGAAGGAGCGCACAATTTCGCCGGCATCATCAAGACCATCGTCAGCAACCCGCTTTTCACCTTCAAGACATTGTTGACGGCCGACAAGCTGCGCTTCGCCCTTCAGATCTTGACGCCGCTGGCTTTTCTTCCCATCCGACGCGCCCACCTGGCCATGAGCGTCCTTCCCGGCGCGTTCTTCACCTTGCTGACCACCGGCAGTGGCCCGACGCTGGACATTGGATTTCAGTACGGCTGCTTCTTTGTCCCGTACATCTTCCCAGCCGCCGCCTTGGCATTGGCGGCCATCACCGATGCGCCCGACGGCGGCGGTGTGGCCCGCCGGCGCGCGGCCGTAGCGACGATGCTGGTGGGAACCTTGATTGCCACCGCGCACTGGGGCGCCATCCCCCCGCGGGCCGCTTACCGACACGCGTACGGAGAGATTATGGTTTTCGACCCACCGACTCCCACCCAGGTCCAGCGGCGTCACGACATTGCCGACCTGGTGGCCATGGTACCACCTGACGCCATTCTGGCGGCCACCGACCGCGAGTTACCGCACGTATCGAATCGACTGCAGTGCTGGAATTTCTCCACGGGATTTGGGGGTAGCGACTATGTGCTCTACGGGACAACAAGACCCTCGTCGTACGAAACCAATGAGCTGCACGCCGCCGAACGTGCCGGCTATCTCCACGCCGCCGAACGTCCCGGTCTGATCCTGCTCAAGCGTCCGGGAGCGCCCTGA
- a CDS encoding tetratricopeptide repeat protein, translated as MDDSTRELLTRGREHYTAREYDKAEALLSRLARERLAYADVYQMLGVIYHQQGRLSDAESMFQEALRINPGYTEAALNLAVTYNDLGKYREAKDIYQSAMAASRNAPRSLDPFAKGKIANMHADVGSAYHGVGLFADAVREYERALTLCPGFVDIRTRLGATYREMGDLEAAVREFERVRAENPNFANGRLHLGLSYYAQGRLPEAAREWEQVLVLAPHNRSAAMYLAMIRERQSGDGGGGHTPVER; from the coding sequence ATGGATGACAGCACCCGCGAGCTGCTGACCCGCGGTCGAGAGCACTACACGGCGCGCGAGTACGACAAGGCGGAAGCGCTGCTGTCGCGGCTGGCCCGCGAGCGCCTGGCCTACGCCGACGTCTACCAGATGCTGGGCGTGATCTATCACCAGCAGGGACGGCTCAGCGACGCCGAGTCGATGTTTCAAGAAGCGCTGCGCATCAATCCTGGTTACACCGAGGCGGCACTGAACCTGGCGGTGACGTACAACGACCTCGGCAAATACCGGGAGGCCAAGGACATCTATCAGTCGGCGATGGCGGCGTCGCGGAATGCGCCGCGCAGCCTGGATCCGTTCGCCAAGGGAAAGATCGCCAACATGCACGCCGACGTGGGCAGCGCCTACCACGGCGTGGGCCTGTTCGCGGACGCCGTGCGCGAGTACGAACGGGCGCTGACGTTGTGCCCGGGCTTCGTCGACATCCGCACGCGTCTCGGGGCCACGTATCGCGAGATGGGCGATCTGGAGGCGGCGGTGCGCGAGTTCGAGCGGGTGCGGGCGGAGAATCCCAACTTCGCCAACGGGCGGCTGCACCTGGGCCTGTCTTATTACGCGCAGGGCCGGCTGCCGGAAGCCGCGCGCGAGTGGGAGCAGGTGCTGGTGCTGGCCCCGCACAATCGGTCGGCGGCGATGTACCTGGCGATGATTCGCGAACGCCAGAGCGGCGACGGCGGCGGCGGCCACACCCCGGTCGAGCGATGA
- a CDS encoding outer membrane protein assembly factor BamD produces MLPLSRNIDGPAPRAGRPFGRALAVLTLAVALTAAAGGCASTEDATKPVTYSLTAKQNYEKGLAELKDEDYQEAQKYFQFVKQKFPFSKFAVLAELALADTQFAKGSFTDAVDSYKSFARLHPTHEKVQEGYVSFKIGECYVKDMPDDLWILPPSYEKDQSAVADALRELNDFVKKYPDSKYLKDANELRKQVLQRLVDHEVYVARFYLDRDHPKAAAMRLEGAVRRYPGSGRDAELLLALGQTYLKMNDPLRAKDAFQRVVADFGAASQARRAELYLEFIRRRFGETPAPRAPDVPAAAPSAPSKNG; encoded by the coding sequence ATGCTCCCTCTGTCTCGAAACATCGACGGGCCGGCGCCTCGCGCGGGGCGGCCGTTCGGGCGGGCGCTGGCCGTGCTGACCCTGGCCGTTGCGTTGACGGCCGCCGCAGGCGGCTGCGCCTCGACGGAAGATGCGACCAAGCCCGTCACGTATTCGCTCACGGCCAAACAGAATTATGAGAAGGGATTGGCCGAGCTCAAGGACGAGGATTATCAGGAAGCGCAAAAGTACTTCCAGTTCGTCAAACAGAAGTTCCCGTTTTCAAAGTTCGCCGTGCTGGCCGAGCTGGCCCTGGCCGACACGCAGTTCGCCAAGGGATCGTTCACCGACGCGGTGGACAGTTACAAAAGCTTCGCCCGGCTGCACCCGACGCACGAGAAGGTCCAGGAGGGATACGTCTCCTTCAAGATCGGCGAGTGTTACGTGAAGGACATGCCTGACGATCTGTGGATCCTGCCGCCGTCTTACGAAAAAGATCAGTCGGCGGTGGCGGACGCCCTGCGCGAGCTGAACGACTTTGTGAAGAAGTACCCCGATTCAAAGTACCTCAAGGACGCCAACGAGCTGCGCAAGCAGGTGCTGCAGCGCCTGGTCGATCACGAGGTCTACGTGGCGCGGTTCTATCTCGACCGCGACCACCCGAAGGCGGCGGCGATGCGGCTGGAAGGGGCGGTGAGGCGATACCCGGGCTCCGGCCGCGACGCCGAGCTGCTGCTGGCGCTAGGGCAGACCTATCTGAAGATGAACGATCCCCTGCGCGCCAAGGACGCCTTCCAGCGCGTGGTCGCTGACTTCGGCGCCGCCAGCCAGGCCCGGCGCGCCGAGCTGTACCTGGAATTCATCCGTCGCCGCTTCGGCGAAACGCCGGCGCCGCGCGCGCCCGACGTCCCCGCCGCTGCGCCCAGCGCGCCATCGAAAAATGGATGA
- a CDS encoding TonB family protein → MAVVPEPSWRAPLLALVVAMGVHAAAAAVVLIIHPARFVARERPVEMDVIEPPPPPPEVHAEPPPPPPRKSPERRVVLAPPPRDEPPPPTAPPPPNQEPPPAAPPAPPVFGVTMDSVVAGNSATAVPVGNTVATGDRRPSPPGPPPALGAREGTPAFTPVADIYIARWPEIISEVNSADIYPPDARRLGVEGSVTLSVGIDENGDVKEVKVVKVKPSGYQFDAAARAAILRAKFRPARGSDGKPVPARIHHDYIFTLGQ, encoded by the coding sequence GTGGCGGTGGTGCCGGAGCCGTCGTGGCGCGCGCCGCTGCTGGCGCTGGTGGTGGCAATGGGCGTGCATGCCGCCGCCGCGGCGGTGGTGCTGATCATCCATCCGGCTCGCTTCGTCGCCCGCGAACGACCGGTGGAAATGGACGTCATCGAGCCGCCACCACCGCCACCCGAAGTGCACGCCGAGCCGCCGCCACCACCACCGCGCAAGTCGCCAGAGCGCCGAGTGGTGTTGGCGCCACCGCCGCGCGACGAACCACCGCCGCCCACCGCGCCGCCGCCACCCAATCAAGAGCCGCCACCCGCCGCGCCGCCGGCCCCCCCTGTCTTTGGCGTGACCATGGATTCCGTCGTCGCCGGCAACAGCGCGACGGCCGTTCCCGTGGGCAACACCGTGGCCACCGGCGATCGCCGCCCGTCCCCACCCGGGCCGCCGCCCGCGCTGGGCGCCCGCGAGGGAACGCCCGCCTTCACCCCGGTCGCCGACATCTACATCGCGCGATGGCCGGAGATCATCTCCGAGGTGAACAGCGCGGATATTTATCCACCCGACGCGCGCCGCCTGGGGGTCGAAGGCTCCGTCACCCTGAGCGTGGGCATCGACGAAAACGGCGACGTCAAAGAGGTCAAGGTGGTCAAAGTCAAACCATCTGGCTACCAGTTCGACGCGGCGGCGCGCGCGGCGATCCTGCGGGCCAAGTTCCGGCCCGCGCGCGGCAGCGACGGAAAACCAGTGCCCGCGCGCATCCATCACGATTACATCTTCACGCTGGGTCAGTAA
- a CDS encoding tRNA pseudouridine(13) synthase TruD, which produces MLTFVPSIEHFVVEEIPAYEPSGEGEHTYLWIEKRGLTTMDALFRLAGALGVDGRDMGYAGQKDRHATTRQWMSVPRVDPERARLIDDDLLRVLVASRHGNKLRVGHLRGNRFEVVLTGPEAPGQRAAIAARLYAAATDGLPNRFGQQRFGAAGDNAAAGLALLRGQRRERDHRKRKLLLSAAQSAVFNRYLELRAASGPFLQVRAGDVLQKTDSGGQFVCDDPAVDQPRVDAGAVVPTGPMPGGRVMEPPPGTPSRALEDQALAEVGATRHEFGHAGRDLPGTRRPVIVRVELGPTPIEDEPSPTPGQMAFRLRFSLSAGAYATVVVAALLDQTTPPADDEAPHEGDNDGLDGG; this is translated from the coding sequence ATGCTGACGTTCGTTCCGTCGATCGAACATTTCGTCGTCGAAGAGATCCCCGCCTACGAACCGTCCGGCGAAGGCGAGCACACGTATCTGTGGATCGAAAAGCGCGGCTTGACGACGATGGACGCCCTGTTCCGGCTGGCCGGCGCGCTGGGCGTCGACGGGCGCGATATGGGATACGCCGGCCAGAAAGATCGCCACGCCACCACCCGGCAGTGGATGAGCGTGCCGCGCGTCGATCCCGAACGGGCGCGCCTCATCGACGACGACCTGCTGCGCGTGCTGGTCGCCAGCCGCCACGGCAACAAGCTGCGCGTCGGCCACCTGCGCGGCAACCGATTCGAGGTGGTGCTGACCGGCCCGGAAGCGCCCGGCCAGCGCGCGGCGATCGCCGCCCGATTGTACGCGGCCGCCACCGACGGACTGCCCAATCGGTTTGGCCAGCAGCGCTTCGGCGCCGCCGGCGACAACGCCGCCGCCGGGCTGGCCCTGTTGCGCGGCCAGCGGCGCGAGCGTGACCACCGCAAACGAAAGCTGCTGCTGTCCGCGGCCCAGTCGGCGGTGTTCAACCGTTATCTTGAATTGCGCGCCGCCAGCGGCCCGTTTTTGCAAGTGCGCGCCGGCGACGTGCTGCAAAAGACGGACAGCGGCGGCCAATTTGTCTGCGACGATCCGGCGGTCGATCAACCGCGCGTCGACGCCGGCGCCGTGGTGCCCACCGGGCCGATGCCGGGCGGCCGGGTGATGGAGCCGCCGCCTGGAACGCCGTCACGCGCCCTGGAAGATCAGGCGCTGGCCGAGGTCGGCGCCACCCGCCACGAGTTCGGCCACGCCGGCCGCGATCTGCCCGGTACGCGCCGCCCGGTGATCGTTCGCGTCGAGCTGGGCCCGACGCCGATCGAGGACGAGCCATCGCCGACGCCCGGCCAGATGGCGTTTCGCCTGCGTTTTTCGCTGTCCGCCGGTGCTTATGCGACGGTCGTCGTAGCGGCGCTGCTGGATCAAACGACGCCGCCCGCCGACGACGAAGCGCCCCACGAAGGAGACAACGACGGCCTGGACGGCGGCTGA
- a CDS encoding MotA/TolQ/ExbB proton channel family protein, with protein MRLTERILSFTLLGSEWVLWVLIGLSVLSVAVMVERALFLSGGGIDFDGLTKQLSQFLKAGDVAGARLVLAGLRGAEARVGVAGLEQFGRGSEAISEAMASAKSRARLEMEKNLGVLGTLGNNAPFIGLFGTVLGIIKAFADLSRNQGGGAGAVMSGISEALVATAVGLMVAIPAVIAFNFFQGKVRRVLGRVDAMAHLILAATAQPAAPAAPAVGQ; from the coding sequence ATGCGTCTGACCGAACGAATTTTGAGCTTCACACTGCTCGGTTCCGAATGGGTGTTGTGGGTGCTCATCGGCCTGTCCGTGCTTTCGGTGGCGGTGATGGTGGAGCGGGCCTTGTTTCTTTCAGGCGGCGGAATCGACTTTGACGGCCTGACCAAACAACTGTCGCAATTTCTGAAAGCGGGCGATGTGGCCGGCGCGCGCCTGGTCCTGGCCGGCCTGCGCGGCGCCGAGGCGCGGGTGGGAGTGGCCGGCCTGGAGCAGTTCGGCCGCGGCAGCGAAGCGATCAGTGAAGCGATGGCCAGCGCCAAATCGCGCGCCCGGCTGGAGATGGAAAAAAACCTGGGCGTGCTGGGCACGCTCGGCAACAACGCGCCCTTCATCGGCCTGTTCGGCACGGTCCTGGGCATCATCAAGGCCTTCGCCGATCTGTCGCGCAACCAAGGCGGCGGTGCCGGCGCGGTCATGTCGGGCATCTCCGAGGCGCTGGTGGCGACCGCGGTCGGCCTGATGGTGGCCATCCCGGCGGTCATCGCCTTCAATTTTTTCCAGGGCAAAGTGCGGCGCGTGCTGGGCCGGGTCGACGCCATGGCGCACTTGATCCTGGCGGCCACTGCCCAGCCCGCGGCGCCGGCCGCGCCAGCGGTGGGACAGTAG
- a CDS encoding biopolymer transporter ExbD: protein MAGANPFGGDDEPGRMIVDINVTPLVDITLVLLIIFMVTASYIVSPAIKVDLPKAASGSAETKSTLSLTLMKDGALYLNGERANDGLVTKFIADSLPKTPDLQAVIAADKVVPHGDVVHVIDLVKRAGVRRFAINVDPGAASDGK, encoded by the coding sequence TTGGCGGGTGCCAATCCTTTCGGGGGCGACGACGAGCCGGGGCGCATGATCGTCGACATCAACGTCACGCCGCTGGTCGACATCACGCTGGTCCTGCTGATCATCTTCATGGTCACGGCGTCGTACATCGTCAGCCCGGCGATCAAGGTCGATCTACCAAAGGCGGCGTCGGGCAGCGCGGAAACCAAAAGCACGCTGTCGCTGACCCTGATGAAAGACGGCGCGCTGTACCTGAACGGCGAGCGAGCGAACGATGGCCTCGTGACCAAGTTCATCGCCGACTCGCTGCCCAAGACGCCCGACCTGCAGGCGGTGATCGCCGCCGACAAGGTGGTCCCACACGGCGACGTCGTGCACGTGATCGATCTGGTCAAGCGGGCCGGCGTGCGACGGTTCGCCATCAACGTCGACCCGGGCGCGGCCAGCGACGGGAAGTAG